Proteins co-encoded in one Brassica oleracea var. oleracea cultivar TO1000 chromosome C4, BOL, whole genome shotgun sequence genomic window:
- the LOC106342101 gene encoding protein SHOOT GRAVITROPISM 6: protein MASSSLGSSIPAPEAVQLLVSSLADDSSVVREASMASLRDIASLNPLLVLDCCYAVSRGGRRRFGNMAGVFQVMAFSVGALETGESDEAFMGKLAKIATAEIISSKELNADWQRQASGLLVSIGTHFPDLMMEEIFLHLSGPASASPAMVQILADFASSDALQFTPRLKDVLSRVLPILGNVRDVHRPIFANAFKCWSQAVWLYITDLTSDSPLDSDVMSFLNSVFELLLRVWTTSRDHKVRVSTVEALGQMVGLITRTQLKSALPRLIPAILELYKKDHDDALLATCSLYNLLNASLLSESGPPLLEFEDLTIVLSTLLPVISMNSENKRHSGSSVGRKAYNEVQRCFLTVGLVYPEDLFTFLLNKCKLKEDHLTFGALCVLKHLLPRLLEAWHSKRPLLIEAARSLLDEQSLAVRKALSELIVVMASHCYLVGPSGELFVEYLVRHSAIGEIDNLKAKGEPISPTQLRAVCGKGLLLLTVTIPEMEYILWPFLLKMIVPKVYTGAVATVCRCISELCRRRSSTTPMLIECKARADIPSPEELFTRLVVLLHNPLAKEQLATQILTVLNYLSPLFPKNISMFWQDEIPKMKAYVFDTEDLKLDPSYQENWDDMIINFLAESLDVTHDADWVISLGNAFAKQYNLYTPGDDHAALLHRCMGVLLQKVNDRAYVRDKIDWMYEQADISIPANRLGLAKAMGLVAASHLDTVLEKLKVILDNVGQSIFQRILSLFSESYKTEDSDDIHAALALMYGYAAKYAPSSVIEARIDALVGTNMLSRLLHVRQQTAKQAVITAIDLLGRAVINASESGATFPLKRRDMMLDYVLTLMGRDENEGFAESSLELLHTQALALNACTTLVSVEPKLTVETRNRVMKATLGFFALPNDPSDVIGPLIDNLVSLLCAILLTSGEDGRSRAEQLLHLLRQLDQYVSSAVDYQRKRGCMAVHEMLLKFRKLCVAGYCALGCSGDCPHRKYVDRSMQGNFSNLPSVFLFPDREVLCLGDRVITYLPRCADTNSEVRKISAQILDQFFSISLSLPKAALSSGLDSEESYKALSSLEDVIAILKSDASIDPSEVFNRIVSSICALLTVDELVSALHSCTPAICDKIRQSAEGAIQAVTEFVSRRGSQLNDNDISRTTQSLLSAAVHITEKSLRVEAIGAISALAENTQSSIVFSEVLATAGKDIVTKDITRMRGGWPMQDAFYAFSQHTELSVSFMEHLISVLNRSSLVKGDSHKDSHKGDNTSSSSETHVEDELLQAAIFALTAFFRGGGKTGKKAVEKSYSSVVGALTLQLGSCHGLASTGQQDPLRVLLTSFQAFCECVGDLEMGKILARNGEQREKEKWVDLIGDIAGCISIKRPKEVQHICIILTKALNRPQRFQREAAAAALSEFIRYSGDFSSVMEEMVEALCRHVSDDSPTVRRLCLRGLVQMPSACMNHYTTQVIGVILALLDDLDESVQLTAVSCLLMVTESASNDAVEPILLNLSVRLRNLQISMDPKMRANAFAAFGALSKYATGGQREGFVEQIHSTLPRLVVHLHDDDPSIRQACRVTLKKFAPLMDLQNHSTLYDSRAFGSDHRNDYENFVRELSRHLVQESERVDTYMASTIQAFDAPWPVIQANAIHFSTTMLSLSEDQHIFSHYYPQVFETLVNKMTRSQDSVVRAACSSAFGLLLRSAKSTLWRGARLDRTDSGRKSNDPESAKK, encoded by the exons ATGGCTTCTTCAAGTCTGGGGAGCTCAATCCCCGCGCCAG AGGCTGTTCAGCTTCTGGTGTCTTCTCTAGCTGATGATTCCTCTGTGGTTAGAGAAGCTTCTATGGCTTCATTGAGAGACATTGCTTCACT GAATCCGCTTCTGGTGCTAGATTGTTGCTATGCTGTGTCACGTGGAGGAAGAAGG CGGTTTGGTAACATGGCTGGGGTTTTTCAAGTGATGGCATTCAGTGTTGGTGCGTTGGAGACAGGGGAGAGTGATGAAGCTTTCATGGGGAAGCTTGCTAAGATTGCTACAGCTGAGATTATATCTTCTAAG GAACTGAATGCTGATTGGCAAAGGCAAGCGTCAGGGCTCCTTGTCTCAATTGGAACACATTTTCCTGATCTT ATGATGGAAGAAATATTTCTTCATCTGTCTGGTCCGGCTTCAGCTTCGCCTGCTATGGTTCAAATTCTTGCTGATTTTGCCTCTTCTGATG CTTTGCAGTTCACTCCACGCCTTAAAGATGTACTTTCAAGGGTGTTGCCTATTCTTGGGAATGTTCGAGATGTACACCGACCAATATTTGCAAATG CATTTAAGTGCTGGTCTCAGGCAGTGTGGCTATACATCACCGATCTTACCTCAGATTCTCCTCTTGACAGCGATGTCAT GTCTTTTCTAAATTCAGTTTTTGAGCTGTTGTTGAGAGTTTGGACAACTTCCCGAGATCATAAG GTACGAGTATCTACTGTAGAGGCTCTGGGTCAGATGGTCGGTCTTATCACGCGGACACAACTGAAGTCAGCATTACCAAGGCTTATTCCAGCAATACTTGAATT GTATAAGAAAGATCATGACGATGCTCTTTTGGCGACATGTAGTCTTTACAACCTATTAAATGCCTCATTACTTTCTGAGTCTGGTCCTCCACTGCTTGAGTTTGAG GACCTTACAATTGTTCTGTCAACACTTCTTCCTGTGATCAGTATGAATAGTGAAAACAAAAGGCACTCAGGTAGTTCAGTGGGACGAAAG GCATACAATGAAGTGCAGCGGTGTTTTCTGACTGTTGGCTTGGTTTACCCCGAGGATTTGTTTACATTTCTTCTTAAT AAATGCAAGTTGAAAGAAGACCATTTGACTTTTGGTGCCCTCTGTGTCTTGAAACATCTGCTTCCGAG GTTACTTGAAGCTTGGCACTCAAAACGGCCTCTTTTGATTGAGGCTGCAAGGTCTTTGTTAGATGAGCAAAGTTTAGCTGTTCGAAAAGCTCTTTCAGAG TTGATCGTGGTCATGGCTTCACATTGCTATCTGGTCGGTCCATCTGGGGAATTATTTGTTGAATACCTTGTACGCCATTCTGCAATAGGAGAGATTGATAATCTGAAG GCAAAAGGGGAGCCAATTAGTCCAACACAGCTAAGAGCAGTTTGTGGAAAAGGTCTTCTGCTCTTGACCGTTACAATCCCAGAGATGGAG TACATTCTTTGGCCTTTCCTACTGAAAATGATTGTCCCTAAGGTTTACACTGGCGCTGTTGCAACA GTCTGTAGATGCATATCTGAATTGTGTCGTCGTAGATCTTCAACCACCCCCATGTTGATTGAGTGTAAAGCTCGTGCTGATATTCCAAGCCCCGAG GAGTTATTTACCCGTTTGGTGGTTCTTTTACACAACCCTCTGGCAAAAGAGCAGTTAGCAACCCAAATTTTGACG GTCCTTAACTATTTGTCCCCTCTTTTTCCAAAGAACATAAGCATGTTTTGGCAAGACGAG ATTCCAAAAATGAAGGCGTATGTCTTTGACACGGAAGATCTGAAGCTTGATCCATCTTACCAGGAAAACTGGGATGACATGATAATCAAT TTTTTAGCAGAATCACTGGATGTCACTCACGATGCTGACTGGGTTATATCTCTTGGAAATGCTTTTGCAAAACAATACAATCTTTATACTCCGGGTGATGACCATGCAGCACTTCTACACCG GTGTATGGGAGTACTTCTCCAGAAAGTTAATGATAGAGCATATGTTCGTGACAAGATTGACTGGATGTACGAACAGGCTGACATTTCTATACCTGCAAATAGACTTGGTTTAGCGAAGGCCATGGGGCTG GTCGCTGCTTCTCATTTGGACACTGTACTGGAAAAGCTCAAAGTCATTTTGGATAATGTTGGGCAGAGTATTTTTCAAAG GATCTTATCTCTCTTCTCTGAGAGCTATAAAACAGAAGACAGTGATGATATACATGCTGCTTTGGCTTTGATGTATGGATATGCTGCGAAATATGCTCCCTCATCGGTTATTGAGGCCAGAATAGATGCACTTGTC GGCACGAATATGCTTTCACGGCTTCTTCATGTGCGACAGCAAACCGCAAAACAAGCTGTTATAACTGCTATTGATTTGTTAG GTCGTGCTGTCATAAATGCTTCGGAAAGTGGTGCTACATTTCCATTGAAAAGAAGAGATATGATGCTTGATTATGTATTGACTTTGATGGGGCGAGATGAAAATGAAGGTTTTGCAGAATCTAGTCTTGAACTTTTGCACACTCAG GCACTTGCTCTAAATGCCTGCACAACTCTGGTCTCTGTCGAACCGAAGCTGACTGTTGAAACTCGAAATCGAGTCATGAAG GCTACGTTGGGGTTCTTTGCTTTGCCTAATGATCCATCAGATGTCATAGGTCCTCTTATAGACAATCTTGTGTCTCTTTTGTGTGCCATCCTCCTTACAAG TGGAGAGGATGGCAGAAGTCGAGCTGAGCAGCTTCTGCATCTGCTTAGACAGCTTGATCAATATGTTTCTTCAGCCGTTGACTATCAAAGAAAAAGAGGTTGTATGGCAGTTCATGAAATGCTTCTAAAGTTTCGTAAGCTTTGCGTTGCTGGCTACTGTGCTCTTGGTTGTTCTGGGGATTGCCCACACAGAAAGTATGTAGACCGTAGTATGCAGGGGAATTTTTCAAATCTACCAT CGGTATTTTTATTTCCTGACCGCGAGGTATTGTGTTTGGGAGATAGAGTCATAACCTATCTGCCACGCTGTGCTGACACAAATTCTGAAGTTCGGAAAATTTCTGCACAG ATTCTTGACCAGTTCTTCAGCATTTCCCTTTCCCTTCCAAAAGCAGCACTCTCAAGTGGGTTGGATTCTGAAGAATCTTATAAAGCCTTGTCTTCCCTTGAGGATGTCATTGCCATTTTGAAAAGC GATGCCTCTATTGATCCATCGGAAGTTTTTAACAGAATCGTCTCATCCATTTGTGCTCTTTTAACGGTGGATGAG CTCGTATCAGCCTTGCACAGTTGCACTCCGGCTATCTGTGACAAAATCAGGCAATCTGCGGAGGGAGCCATTCAAGCGGTTACTGAGTTTGTTTCAAGAAGAGGGAGTCAGCTTAATGACAATGATATTTCAAG GACGACTCAGTCCTTGCTCTCGGCAGCAGTTCATATAACTGAGAAGAGTTTACGTGTTGAAGCTATTGGAGCG ATTTCTGCACTGGCCGAGAACACACAATCATCGATAGTGTTTAGTGAAGTGTTGGCTACTGCTGGAAAGGACATCGTGACAAAGGACATAACTAGGATGCGTGGTGGCTGGCCAATGCAAGATGCATTTTAT GCCTTTTCTCAACATACGGAGCTTTCAGTTTCTTTCATGGAACACTTGATATCTGTTCTCAATCGTAGTTCTTTAGTTAAAGGTGATTCACATAAGGATTCACACAAGGGAGATAATACAAGCTCTTCTTCTGAAACACATGTAGAAGATGAGTTACTTCAAGCTGCCATTTTTGCTCTCACTGCTTTTTTTAG AGGTGGCGGAAAAACTGGAAAGAAAGCTGTTGAGAAAAGCTACTCTTCTGTCGTTGGAGCACTTACTCTTCAACTGGGAAGCTGTCATGGACTTGCAAGCACTGGCCAGCAAGATCCATTAAG GGTACTTCTGACTTCCTTCCAAGCTTTCTGTGAGTGTGTTGGTGATTTAGAGATGGGCAAG ATTTTGGCTCGTAATGGGGAGCAAAGAGAAAAAGAAAAGTGGGTTGATCTTATTGGCGATATTGCTGGATGCATTTCAATTAAGAGACCAAAGGAG GTTCAACATATTTGCATAATTCTAACGAAAGCACTAAACCGTCCACAAAGATTCCAAAGGGAAGCTGCTGCCGCTGCATTGTCAGAGTTCATACGCTACAG TGGTGATTTTAGTTCTGTAATGGAGGAGATGGTCGAAGCACTCTGCCGACATGTGTCAGATGATTCTCCGACTGTAAGGCGCCTTTGTCTGAGAGGATTAGTGCAG ATGCCATCTGCTTGTATGAACCACTACACAACTCAAGTTATTGGTGTAATATTAGCGTTGCTCGATGATTTGGATGAATCAGTCCAACTAACTGCTGTGTCATGCTTATTGATG GTCACAGAGTCAGCATCTAATGATGCTGTTGAACCTATCTTGTTGAATTTATCTGTTCGGCTTCGTAACCTTCAG ATTAGCATGGACCCGAAGATGAGAGCCAACGCATTTGCAGCTTTTGGAGCATTAAGTAAATATGCTACTGGAGGGCAACGGGAGGGATTTGTTGAGCAG ATTCATTCCACCCTCCCCCGCTTGGTAGTACACCTCCACGATGACGATCCTAGCATACGGCAGGCTTGTCGG GTAACCCTCAAGAAGTTTGCTCCACTCATGGACTTACAAAATCATTCGACACTGTATGATTCACGTGCTTTTGGTTCTGACCATAG AAATGATTATGAAAACTTCGTGAGGGAACTCTCTAGGCACTTGGTTCAAGAGTCGGAAAGAGTTGATACTTACATGGCCTCAACCATCCAG GCTTTTGATGCACCGTGGCCAGTAATTCAAGCAAACGCAATACACTTCTCCACCACCATGTTATCACTCTCAGAGGATCAGCATATATTCTCTCACTACTATCCACAG GTGTTTGAAACGCTGGTTAACAAGATGACCCGGTCACAAGATTCAGTAGTGAGAGCGGCATGCTCATCAGCCTTTGGGTTGCTGCTAAGATCAGCCAAGTCAACATTGTGGAGAGGAGCTCGACTTGATCGGACCGACTCAGGTAGAAAATCCAATGATCCCGAGTCTGCTAAGAAATAA
- the LOC106340092 gene encoding LOW QUALITY PROTEIN: UDP-glycosyltransferase 73C2-like (The sequence of the model RefSeq protein was modified relative to this genomic sequence to represent the inferred CDS: inserted 1 base in 1 codon), whose translation MASETSQQLHPPLHFVLFPFMAQGHMIPMVDIARLLAQRGVTITIVTTPQNEARFKNILSRAIQSGLPIRLEHVKIPFQEVGLLEEHENVDSLDSMELIVPFFKAVNMVEEPVMKLMEEMKPKPTCLISDFCLPYTSKIAKKLNIPKIVFHGVSSFCLLCMHILHRNLEILEALKSDKERFLVPNFPDRVEFTKPQVTIANDSGEWKKSXAEQVEADDTSYGVIINTFQELESDYVKDYKEARAGKVWSIGPVSLCNKVGVDKAKRGKQAAIDQDECLKWLDSKEKRSVLYVCLGSICNVPLAQLKELGLGLEESQRPFIWVIRGWEKYNELAEWLLETSFEERIKERGFLIKGWSPQILILSHPAVGGFLTHCGWNSTLEGITSGVPLITWPLFGDQFCNQKLVGQVLKAGVSAGVEEVMRFGEEENIGVLVDKERVKKAVENLMGESEESKVRRRRVKELGELAHKAVEEGGSSHSNITCFLEDMMQLAQSKK comes from the exons ATGGCTTCTGAAACATCCCAACAACTTCATCCACCTCTTCACTTTGTTCTCTTCCCTTTCATGGCTCAAGGCCACATGATCCCCATGGTTGATATTGCAAGGCTCTTGGCTCAGCGCGGTGTGACCATAACAATTGTCACGACGCCTCAGAACGAAGCGAGGTTCAAGAACATTCTAAGCCGAGCCATCCAGTCCGGCTTGCCCATTAGGCTGGAGCATGTGAAGATTCCATTTCAAGAAGTTGGTTTGCTTGAAGAACACGAAAACGTAGATTCGCTTGACTCAATGGAGCTGATCGTACCTTTCTTTAAAGCAGTGAACATGGTCGAAGAGCCGGTCATGAAGCTCATGGAAGAGATGAAACCTAAACCAACATGTCTAATATCTGACTTTTGTTTGCCTTATACAAGCAAAATCGCCAAGAAACTCAATATCCCAAAGATTGTTTTTCATGGCGTATCAAGCTTTTGTCTTCTGTGTATGCATATTCTACACCGAAACCTAGAGATCCTGGAGGCTTTAAAGTCGGACAAAGAGCGTTTCTTGGTTCCTAATTTTCCTGATAGAGTTGAATTTACAAAACCTCAAGTTACTATAGCAAATGATAGTGGAGAGTGGAAAAAAT TGGCTGAACAGGTAGAAGCTGATGACACATCATATGGTGTAATTATCAACACGTTTCAAGAGTTGGAGTCTGATTATGTGAAGGACTACAAGGAGGCTAGGGCTGGTAAAGTATGGTCCATTGGACCTGTTTCCTTGTGCAACAAGGTAGGTGTAGACAAGGCTAAAAGAGGGAAGCAAGCTGCCATTGATCAAGATGAGTGTCTTAAATGGCTTGATTCTAAAGAAAAAAGGTCAGTGTTATATGTTTGCCTTGGAAGTATATGTAATGTTCCTCTTGCTCAGCTCAAAGAGCTAGGGCTAGGCCTCGAAGAATCTCAAAGACCTTTCATCTGGGTGATAAGAGGCTGGGAGAAGTATAATGAGCTTGCTGAGTGGTTATTGGAGACCAGTTTCGAAGAAAGAATCAAAGAGAGAGGGTTTCTAATCAAAGGATGGTCACCTCAAATCCTTATCCTTTCACACCCTGCCGTTGGAGGATTTTTAACACATTGTGGATGGAACTCGACTCTTGAAGGAATCACCTCAGGTGTTCCATTGATCACTTGGCCATTATTTGGAGACCAGTTCTGCAACCAGAAACTGGTTGGGCAGGTTCTAAAAGCGGGTGTAAGTGCTGGGGTTGAAGAGGTCATGAGATTTGGCGAAGAGGAGAATATAGGAGTGTTGGTGGATAAAGAAAGAGTGAAGAAGGCAGTGGAAAATTTAATGGGTGAGAGTGAGGAGTCAAAAGTGAGAAGAAGAAGAGTTAAAGAGCTTGGAGAATTAGCTCACAAGGCTGTTGAAGAAGGAGGCTCTTCTCACTCTAACATCACATGCTTCCTTGAAGACATGATGCAACTAGCACAATCCAAGAAGTGA
- the LOC106336874 gene encoding UDP-glycosyltransferase 73C1 — MASETTQQCSPPLHFVLFPFMSQGHMIPMVDIARLLAQRGVTITIVTTPHNANRFKSVLNRAIQSGLPIHLVEVKFPSQESSSSEGHENIDLLDSLGASMPFFKSIIMLEEPVENLFKEIEPRPSCIIADMCLPFTNRIAKNFGIPKIIFHGMCCFNLLCMHIMRQHYEFLDTIESDKEYFTVPNFPDKAEFTKSQIPMITQGAGVWKEILDGMDEGDNTSYGVIVNTFEELEPAYVRDYKKVKAGKVWSVGPVSLCNKEGVDQAERGNKAAIDQEECVKWLDSKEKRSVLYICLGSICNLPLSQLKELGLGLEESQRPFIWVIRGWEKYDELLEWLSESGFKERIKERGLLIRGWSPQMLILSHPAVGGFLTHCGWNSTLEGITSGVPLLTWPLFGDQFCNEKLAVQVLKVGVRAGVEDSMSWGEEEKIGVLVDKEGVKKAVEALTGDSDEAIERRKRVKELGELAHKAVDEGGSSHSNITLLLQDIMQQAQIKN; from the coding sequence ATGGCTTCCGAAACAACCCAACAATGTTCTCCTCCTCTTCACTTTGTTCTCTTCCCTTTCATGTCTCAAGGCCACATGATCCCCATGGTCGATATTGCAAGGCTCTTGGCTCAGCGTGGTGTGACTATAACCATTGTCACTACCCCTCACAACGCTAACCGGTTCAAGAGCGTTCTTAACCGGGCCATCCAGTCCGGCCTGCCCATCCATCTTGTGGAAGTGAAGTTTCCATCTCAAGAATCGAGTTCATCAGAGGGACATGAGAATATAGACTTGCTAGATTCATTGGGAGCATCAATGCCTTTCTTCAAATCCATTATCATGCTCGAGGAACCGGTGGAGAATCTCTTCAAAGAGATTGAACCAAGGCCAAGCTGCATCATAGCCGACATGTGTTTGCCTTTCACAAACAGAATCGCCAAGAACTTTGGTATACCAAAGATCATCTTTCATGGCATGTGTTGCTTCAACCTTCTTTGTATGCACATCATGCGCCAACACTACGAGTTTTTGGATACTATAGAGTCTGATAAGGAGTACTTCACCGTTCCAAATTTTCCTGACAAAGCTGAGTTCACAAAATCTCAGATTCCAATGATCACACAAGGTGCTGGAGTTTGGAAAGAGATTTTAGATGGAATGGATGAAGGTGATAACACTTCTTATGGTGTGATTGTCAATACGTTTGAGGAGCTTGAGCCAGCTTATGTTAGAGACTACAAGAAGGTTAAGGCAGGTAAGGTATGGAGCGTCGGACCGGTTTCCTTGTGCAACAAGGAAGGAGTAGACCAAGCTGAGAGAGGGAATAAAGCAGCCATTGATCAAGAGGAGTGTGTTAAATGGCTTGATTCTAAAGAAAAAAGGTCAGTTCTATATATTTGCCTTGGAAGTATATGTAATCTTCCTCTCTCTCAGCTCAAAGAGCTAGGGCTTGGCCTAGAGGAGTCCCAAAGACCTTTCATATGGGTCATAAGAGGTTGGGAGAAGTATGATGAGTTACTTGAGTGGCTTTCAGAAAGTGGGTTTAAAGAAAGAATCAAAGAAAGAGGTCTTCTCATAAGAGGATGGTCACCACAAATGCTTATTCTTTCACATCCAGCCGTGGGAGGATTCTTGACACACTGTGGATGGAACTCGACTCTTGAAGGAATCACTTCGGGTGTTCCATTGCTCACTTGGCCATTGTTTGGAGACCAGTTCTGCAATGAGAAATTGGCGGTTCAGGTATTAAAAGTTGGTGTGAGAGCTGGTGTTGAAGATTCAATGAGCTGGGGAGAAGAGGAAAAGATAGGAGTGTTGGTGGATAAAGAGGGGGTGAAGAAGGCAGTGGAAGCATTGACGGGTGATAGTGATGAAGCTATAGAGAGAAGAAAAAGAGTCAAAGAGCTTGGAGAGTTGGCTCACAAGGCTGTTGATGAAGGAGGCTCTTCTCATTCCAACATCACTTTACTCTTACAAGACATAATGCAACAAGCACAAATCAAGAATTAA